The following coding sequences lie in one Benincasa hispida cultivar B227 chromosome 6, ASM972705v1, whole genome shotgun sequence genomic window:
- the LOC120080048 gene encoding uncharacterized protein LOC120080048, whose translation MKMAISPSSPKILPSVQIFSIKSSHSSTLIFVKFKSFIHTIIFSQVCRLVRAISRAKSTVVHILKKSYHYKNKNKNKIFFGSFRLHYNWCSSHVMPMPDPVWELGHFYYDHAATTTADGSQLSGYLQWLEERKLESETMTTTATMTEMNEIDKLAEMFIASCHEKFRLEKQESARRFQEMMARSM comes from the coding sequence atGAAAATGGCTATTAGTCCATCTTCACCAAAGATCCTTCCTTCTGTCCAaattttctcaatcaaatcctCACACTCTTCCaccttaatttttgtaaagttcAAATCTTTCATCCACACTATCATCTTCTCTCAAGTTTGTCGGTTGGTTCGGGCGATTTCCCGAGCCAAGTCGACGGTGGTTCATATTCTTAAGAAAAGTTATCACTAtaagaacaaaaacaagaacaagatcTTTTTTGGGTCGTTTAGACTCCATTACAATTGGTGCTCTTCTCATGTGATGCCTATGCCAGATCCCGTGTGGGAATTAGGGCATTTTTACTATGACCACGCTGCCACCACCACCGCGGATGGCTCGCAACTGTCCGGTTATTTGCAGTGGTTGGAGGAGAGAAAATTAGAAAGCGAGACGATGACGACAACGGCTACAATGACGGAGATGAATGAGATCGACAAATTGGCAGAGATGTTCATTGCAAGCTGCCATGAGAAATTCAGGTTGGAGAAACAAGAATCTGCTAGGAGATTTCAAGAGATGATGGCTAGAAGCATGTGA